From the genome of Rhineura floridana isolate rRhiFlo1 chromosome 7, rRhiFlo1.hap2, whole genome shotgun sequence, one region includes:
- the LOC133389564 gene encoding protein NYNRIN-like isoform X1, translating to MMGAPVEVLGRHDLKRILGEKAAKVLSPSRLTQYEQQLLGRQGLHLKACNTLNPATLLPQPGELIHDCIQTLEYSLKPRIDLTDQPIAGRHLYVDGSSKVIDGQRYAGCAVCEDLRPIKSVKLPPTYSTQMAELAAAIEALKELSQQEGNIYTDSKYVFQTAHAFAMLWKERGFIKSDGHRIEHQQMIKEFLECVQLPKKVAIVHVKAHGKESDSARRKGNHQADEAAKEAALSGQPLEKNLMSIMIPWRELIPQYSKKEEDAAIQYGAQKLSNGWWQLPTGLIFVPKAVLRVLVLETHKQTHLGGNALGDLLIRQVVAPGLYEETKRAVYGCTICAATNPAPKPPPAMGGRPWAYYPFQRLQIDFAELPRCAGYKYLLVIIDQLTGWIEAFPTRAATAITVAKILLKEFFPRYSMPETFESDQGPHFVSKIICAVSVALGFKWNLHTPWRPQSSGQVERANWTVKTLLTKLCQETKLNWITALPLALTIMRNTPRGKTKLTPFESLFGRPPNEPGPQTEINGELGNRQLLEYVTALQGVLSSIHRHNREFQRLPLDVAIHQYQPGDWIRVRKWKQEPLRPTWGSPEQIILITKSAVKLVGHKRWVHASRIKKAEPIITQEPEKGVAKDSPPGEAKDQTPEEKWLSETVPGFNLKLKLKKQRD from the coding sequence atgatgggagccccgGTAGAAGTACTAGGACgtcatgatttgaaaaggatcttgggagagaaggcagctaaggtCCTTAGCCCAAGtcggcttacccagtatgaacagcagctgcTAGGACGACAAGGTTTACATCTGAAAGCTTGTAATACCTTGAATCCAGCAACATTACTGCCCCAACCGGGAGAATTAATACATGATTGTATACAGACATTGGAATACTCATTGAAACCTCGGATAgatttgactgatcagccaatagcaggacgacatttatatgtggatggaagttcgaaggtaatagatggacaGCGGTATGCAGGCTGCGCTGTGTGTGAGGACCTGAGACCTATAAAAAGTGTTAAATTGCCACCTACCTATTCAACCCAGATGGCGGAATTGGCCGCAGCCATAGAGGCTTTGAAAGAATTGAGTCAACAAGAAGGGAATATATAtactgattctaagtatgtatttcaaactgcacatgccttcgctatgttgtggaaggaaagaggttttattaaaagtgatggacacagaattgaacatcaacagatgataaaggaattcctggaatgtgtccagttaccaaagaaagtagctattgttcatgtgaaggcccatggaaaaGAATCAGATTCAGCTAGGCGAAAGGGGAATCACCAAGCGGATGAAGCAGCTAAGGAAGCAGCATTGAGTGGACAGCCGTTggagaagaatttaatgagcattatgatcccatggagagagttgatccctcaatattctaaaaaggaagaagatgctgcaatacagtatggggctcagaagttatccaatggttggtggcaattacctacaggattaatttttgtcccaaaggcagtgcttcgagttcttgtactagagactcataaacagactcatcttggaggcaacgctttaggaGATCTTTTAATCAGACAAGTGGTTGCACCTGGATTATATGAAGAGACCAAGCGAgcagtatatggatgtactatctgcgcagcaactaatcctgctccaaagccaccgccagccatgggaggaagaccatgggcctactatcctttccagcgattacaaatagactttgcagaattaccaagatgtgcagggtataagtacctgctagttataatagatcaattgacaggatggatagaggcctttcccacacgagcagcaacagcaattacagtagcaaagatactgcTGAAGGAATTTtttccaagatattctatgccagagacatttgagtcagaccaaggcccacattttgtgagtaaaataatttgtgctgtaagtgtggccttgggattcaagtggaacctccataccccatggagaccacaatcatccggtcaagttgaacgtgctaactggacggttaagactttgttgactaaGCTTTGCCAAGAGACAAAGTTGAATTGGATAACAGCATTGCCATTGGCTTTAACCATCATGAGAAatactccaaggggaaaaacaaaattgactccttttgagtcactgtttggcagacctcccaatgagcctgggccccagacagaaaTTAATGGGGAATTGGGAAACAGACAATTATTagaatatgttactgccttgcagggtgtcttgtcttctattcacaggcataatcgtgagtttcagaggttacccttggatgtggccattcaccaataccaaccaggagattggatacgagttcggaagtggaagcaagagcctttgcGGCCCACGTGGGGATcaccggagcagatcattttgaTTACCAAATCGGCAGTAAAGCTCGTAGGCCATAAGCGGTGGGTCCATGCCAGTAGGATAAAGAAAGCGGAACCTATAATTACccaggaaccagagaagggagtagccaaggactccccacctggagaggcgaaggatcagacgcctgaagaaaagtggttgtcggaaaccgtgccgggtttcaacctgaagctcaagttgaagaAACAGAGAGACTGA